The Gemmatimonadota bacterium genome has a segment encoding these proteins:
- a CDS encoding glycosyltransferase — protein sequence MSVRPLRILAVVPSLGVGGAERVLTTLSEIWVASGHTVLIATLGDEPNAAFVPPAAVEVVALRVAGDSSGVWQGISNNLRRVGAISTLIAEWRPSVAVGFTTHASILTAFAAAHQGVPCVVTERNFPPSNPIGAVWSTLRRVAYRRATIIAMQTERAAAWARKEWDAERVVVVPNPLTGDLLREPHSDGRSKTIVFLGRLAPVKRPLDAITTFAESTLAPWRLQIVGDGPLRDAGHALAVSLGVADRIDWLGVRSDVGDLLRASAIALFTSSTEGFPNGLLEAMAAGCAVVSTDCPAGPAELLLDGECGLLAPVGEPAMLGSAIRSLIEDPGFRTRLGQSARARALDFAPIVVGQQWEDVLQRAVP from the coding sequence ATGAGTGTCCGCCCGCTTCGGATCCTGGCGGTCGTTCCGTCGCTGGGCGTCGGCGGCGCCGAACGCGTCCTGACGACGCTCTCGGAGATATGGGTCGCGAGCGGCCACACAGTCCTGATCGCAACCCTCGGGGACGAGCCGAATGCTGCGTTCGTCCCGCCGGCTGCGGTCGAAGTTGTGGCGTTACGGGTGGCGGGAGACTCATCGGGGGTGTGGCAGGGCATCTCGAACAACCTGCGGCGTGTGGGGGCGATCTCGACGCTGATCGCGGAGTGGCGTCCCTCCGTCGCCGTGGGGTTCACCACGCATGCATCGATCCTCACTGCATTCGCGGCGGCGCACCAGGGGGTCCCCTGCGTTGTGACGGAGCGGAACTTCCCCCCGAGCAATCCGATTGGAGCGGTCTGGTCAACCCTGAGACGGGTGGCCTATCGTCGCGCGACGATCATCGCGATGCAGACCGAGCGTGCTGCGGCCTGGGCGAGGAAAGAGTGGGACGCGGAGCGGGTCGTCGTGGTGCCAAATCCCCTCACGGGCGACCTGCTCCGAGAACCCCACAGTGATGGTCGCTCGAAAACCATCGTGTTCCTCGGGCGGCTCGCACCGGTGAAGCGCCCACTCGATGCCATCACGACCTTTGCCGAGTCGACGCTTGCCCCCTGGCGGCTCCAGATTGTCGGCGATGGGCCATTGCGGGACGCGGGCCATGCGCTTGCGGTATCACTCGGCGTCGCCGACAGGATCGACTGGCTTGGCGTGCGGAGCGACGTCGGGGATCTGCTTCGGGCATCTGCGATCGCACTATTTACCTCAAGCACCGAGGGCTTCCCGAACGGTCTCCTCGAAGCCATGGCTGCAGGGTGTGCGGTGGTGAGCACCGACTGTCCGGCGGGGCCGGCTGAACTGCTGCTCGACGGCGAGTGCGGCCTGCTTGCGCCGGTTGGTGAACCCGCGATGCTCGGGTCGGCAATCAGAAGCCTGATCGAGGATCCCGGGTTCCGTACTCGACTGGGACAGTCAGCGCGGGCTCGCGCTCTGGATTTCGCGCCGATTGTCGTGGGGCAGCAGTGGGAAGACGTACTGCAACGGGCAGTCCCATGA
- a CDS encoding oligosaccharide flippase family protein has translation MGSERQAVRQLAGRASLVLIGSGGAAVLSLVGQVLIARRLGAGVYGDYTYTLSWIAMLGLFTAVGIPAASMRFVAQYRATNETERLSVYRGWSLSVVTLCSAAVSLLVVVAVSLWPRPLADGLRSAILAGALLLTVNTVLQVVGSHLQGLGRAATSNAILGVVRGASFVLVVWLAVPGTIASAGGVLVANAVTAGIALLVVVLVSQRLFGSAPRFRGFRLAGEDGWLRTSQHLLLVGAAQVVLASTDTILLGLIRGTSESGPYVASSQLAGAIGVGVAALSSIVAPGIASHWAQGDRDGTRALVRRGRNLLLVFAVITAIVLAFAAPMLLGIFGKEFRGSVAVLRILLIGQVILSANFAAGFLLTMTGHERTASRLIAGMALLNLILNALLIPRFGAVGAATATMLAVSTRATLLARASKEVLAGRGEVLR, from the coding sequence ATGGGCAGCGAACGACAGGCCGTCCGTCAGCTTGCCGGCAGGGCTTCCCTGGTCCTTATCGGCTCGGGCGGCGCCGCAGTACTGTCCCTGGTGGGCCAGGTGCTGATTGCGCGTCGGCTCGGCGCCGGCGTGTACGGTGACTACACCTACACCCTCTCATGGATCGCGATGCTTGGCCTCTTCACGGCCGTCGGCATTCCGGCCGCATCGATGCGGTTCGTGGCGCAGTACCGTGCGACGAACGAGACCGAGCGATTGTCCGTCTACCGCGGTTGGTCCTTGTCGGTGGTCACGCTCTGCAGTGCTGCGGTGTCGCTCCTCGTCGTGGTCGCAGTGTCGCTCTGGCCTCGCCCGCTCGCCGACGGATTGCGAAGCGCAATCCTGGCCGGTGCGCTCTTGCTCACCGTCAATACGGTGTTGCAAGTGGTGGGCTCGCACCTGCAGGGGCTCGGGCGCGCCGCCACCAGCAACGCAATTCTCGGAGTGGTGCGCGGCGCGTCGTTTGTGCTGGTCGTCTGGCTTGCCGTTCCGGGGACCATCGCCTCGGCGGGTGGAGTGCTGGTGGCCAATGCCGTCACCGCCGGCATTGCGCTGCTCGTGGTCGTACTTGTCTCGCAACGGCTCTTTGGCAGTGCACCGCGCTTTCGAGGCTTTCGACTCGCGGGCGAAGATGGCTGGCTCAGGACTTCGCAGCATCTCCTGCTGGTGGGCGCCGCCCAGGTCGTGCTTGCGAGCACGGACACCATTCTCCTGGGCCTGATCCGCGGGACCTCCGAGTCGGGACCGTATGTGGCATCGAGCCAGCTGGCCGGGGCGATCGGTGTTGGTGTCGCGGCGCTCAGCAGTATCGTGGCGCCGGGGATCGCATCGCACTGGGCGCAGGGCGACCGTGACGGAACACGGGCACTGGTCCGTCGAGGCCGTAATCTCCTGCTGGTCTTCGCCGTCATCACCGCGATCGTACTCGCCTTCGCCGCTCCAATGCTGCTCGGCATCTTCGGGAAGGAGTTTCGTGGCTCGGTCGCGGTACTGCGGATCCTGCTGATCGGCCAGGTCATCCTCAGCGCGAACTTCGCCGCCGGTTTCCTGCTCACCATGACAGGACACGAACGAACAGCCTCCCGACTGATCGCTGGGATGGCGCTGCTCAACCTGATCCTGAACGCGTTGCTGATCCCCAGGTTCGGTGCGGTGGGCGCTGCAACGGCCACGATGCTCGCGGTGAGCACCCGCGCCACGCTGCTGGCCCGCGCCTCGAAGGAAGTGCTGGCAGGTCGCGGGGAAGTGCTGCGATGA
- the asnB gene encoding asparagine synthase (glutamine-hydrolyzing): protein MEWADSWSILQFPPHPRTPMCGIAGFWQAEGAGDGAQSVIQRMTDAIRHRGPDGEGHWLDAEAGVVLGHRRLSILDLSPQGAQPMVSPSGRYVVTFNGEFYNWRELRAEEDRHGASWRGHSDTEVFLALCDRLGVAAAVASSAGMFAMAIWDRQERTLTLARDRVGEKPLYYGWCNGVLLFGSELKALRQHPAWHGTIDRGALTLYFRHSYIPGPYSIYENVRKLPPGTLVTFRADAERWPVPAAYWSARSVAAQGRGTLLRGSPDAVADEVEQVLSRVIGEEMVADVPLGAFLSGGIDSSLIVALMQAQSSRPVRTFTVGFHEAAFNEADHARAVAAHLGTDHTELYLSARDALDVVPALATMFDEPFADSSQLPTFLVARMARQHVTVSLSGDGGDEAFGGYNRYLFASHSWQRLRRLPPPVRGLLSGMLDLLPAKRWDGVIDRLGLARFGLNGDRVHTIADILRRPLTQSNYYRYLVSQWKEPMSLVRGGSEPATLLAEASLDGASDFVGAMMVADQLTYLPDDILCKVDRTAMAVSLESRAPFLHHEVLAVAARIPADQRIVDGAGKAVLRRLLARRMPRALFERPKRGFAIPLAEWLRGPLRGEMDHLTRLEGTPLGEYLEPAVVRRVVQEHLSSNRNRQYALWPVMIFDRWLAAQEHHS, encoded by the coding sequence ATGGAATGGGCCGATAGTTGGTCGATTCTTCAATTTCCCCCGCACCCCCGGACCCCAATGTGCGGCATCGCAGGATTCTGGCAGGCTGAGGGCGCAGGGGACGGAGCGCAGAGCGTCATCCAGCGGATGACCGACGCGATCCGTCATCGCGGCCCCGACGGCGAGGGACACTGGCTCGATGCCGAAGCGGGCGTCGTGCTCGGGCACCGTCGGCTCTCCATCCTCGATCTGTCGCCGCAGGGCGCGCAGCCGATGGTGTCGCCGAGCGGCCGCTATGTCGTCACGTTCAACGGCGAATTCTACAACTGGCGGGAGCTGCGTGCCGAAGAGGATCGCCACGGCGCGAGCTGGCGTGGCCACTCCGATACCGAAGTCTTCCTGGCACTGTGTGACCGGCTTGGCGTGGCGGCAGCAGTGGCGAGTTCTGCGGGAATGTTTGCGATGGCGATCTGGGATCGCCAGGAACGGACTCTCACGCTCGCGCGTGATCGTGTCGGGGAGAAGCCGCTCTACTATGGCTGGTGCAACGGCGTCCTGCTGTTCGGTTCGGAGCTGAAGGCCCTCAGGCAACACCCGGCGTGGCACGGCACCATCGATCGCGGCGCACTGACGCTTTATTTCCGTCACAGCTATATCCCGGGCCCCTACAGTATCTACGAAAATGTTCGCAAGCTGCCCCCCGGGACGCTGGTGACCTTTCGTGCCGACGCCGAGCGCTGGCCCGTTCCGGCTGCGTACTGGTCCGCACGGAGCGTGGCGGCGCAGGGTCGAGGCACCCTGCTGCGCGGGAGCCCGGACGCGGTGGCCGACGAGGTGGAGCAGGTGCTGTCGCGGGTGATCGGTGAGGAGATGGTCGCCGATGTTCCGCTCGGCGCGTTCCTCTCGGGTGGCATAGACTCATCGCTCATTGTGGCGCTGATGCAGGCGCAGAGCAGTCGCCCGGTGAGGACCTTCACCGTCGGTTTCCACGAGGCCGCGTTCAATGAGGCCGACCACGCCAGGGCGGTCGCGGCACACCTCGGCACCGACCACACCGAGCTCTACCTGAGTGCGCGCGACGCGCTCGACGTGGTACCCGCGCTGGCCACGATGTTCGACGAACCGTTCGCCGACTCCTCGCAGCTGCCGACCTTTCTGGTCGCGCGGATGGCGCGACAGCACGTCACGGTGTCGCTCTCGGGGGATGGGGGCGATGAGGCCTTTGGTGGCTACAATCGTTACCTCTTCGCCTCCCATTCATGGCAGCGGCTCCGTCGCCTTCCGCCACCGGTGCGCGGACTGCTCTCCGGCATGCTCGACCTCTTGCCTGCCAAGCGCTGGGACGGCGTGATCGATCGACTCGGTCTCGCGCGATTCGGCCTCAATGGTGATCGAGTGCACACCATCGCCGATATCCTTCGCCGACCGCTCACGCAATCCAACTACTATCGCTATCTCGTGTCACAGTGGAAGGAACCGATGAGCCTGGTGCGGGGTGGCAGCGAACCGGCCACGCTCCTCGCCGAAGCGTCCCTCGATGGCGCGAGTGATTTCGTTGGCGCGATGATGGTGGCCGATCAGCTCACCTATCTGCCCGACGATATTCTGTGCAAGGTCGACCGGACTGCCATGGCCGTATCGCTGGAGTCCAGGGCGCCGTTCCTGCACCATGAAGTTCTTGCTGTGGCCGCCCGGATTCCTGCCGACCAGCGGATTGTCGATGGCGCCGGGAAGGCGGTGCTTCGGCGGTTATTGGCCCGGCGGATGCCTCGCGCACTCTTCGAACGGCCCAAGCGCGGCTTTGCAATTCCTCTCGCCGAATGGCTGCGCGGTCCACTGCGGGGGGAGATGGACCATCTCACCCGGCTCGAAGGAACACCACTCGGGGAGTACCTCGAGCCCGCGGTGGTACGTCGCGTCGTGCAGGAACATCTGTCGAGCAACCGGAACCGGCAATACGCACTCTGGCCGGTGATGATCTTCGACCGCTGGCTGGCCGCGCAGGAACACCACAGCTGA
- a CDS encoding replication-associated recombination protein A — translation MSESLFAPLEPLAARMRPRRLEDFVGQQHLLAPGKPLGDAIRRGDVGSTILWGPPGTGKTTLARLVARHTDRQFVPLSAVTEGVPRLRELIKEAEDRRRIGRGTILFCDEIHRFNRGQQDALLPAVEQGVVTLIGATTENPSFELNGALLSRCRVWVLEALAPADLRQVIDRALGDRDNGLGRLEITMPDEARDVLSEVADGDARRVLTVLEAAAQQVGSGGVITREIALEALARRVAVFDKNREQHYDLVSALHKSVRGSDPQAALYWLARMMAGGEDGLYVARRLIRMASEDIGLAEPAALGVTIAARDAWQMLGSPEGDLALAEATVYLATAPKSNRVYLAWGAAQEAAATTPAAPVPLHIRNAPTKLMKELGYGAGYRYAFDSPAGYLPQSYLPEEVGARQFYEPGAFGHEKRIAERLRWWQERAEADG, via the coding sequence ATGAGCGAGTCGCTCTTCGCTCCGCTGGAGCCGTTGGCTGCGCGGATGCGACCACGGCGTCTTGAGGACTTCGTCGGACAGCAGCACCTGCTGGCACCCGGGAAACCTCTCGGCGACGCGATCCGTCGCGGCGATGTGGGGAGCACGATCCTCTGGGGACCACCGGGGACCGGGAAGACCACGCTCGCCCGTCTCGTCGCGCGTCACACCGATCGCCAATTCGTTCCACTCAGTGCGGTCACGGAAGGCGTGCCACGGCTGCGGGAGTTGATCAAGGAGGCGGAGGACCGTCGGCGCATTGGCCGCGGAACGATTCTGTTCTGCGACGAGATTCATCGCTTCAATCGCGGGCAGCAGGACGCGCTCCTCCCCGCGGTGGAACAAGGCGTCGTGACCCTGATCGGTGCGACGACGGAGAACCCGTCATTCGAACTCAACGGCGCGCTACTATCGCGCTGTCGGGTCTGGGTCCTTGAGGCGCTCGCGCCGGCCGACCTGCGACAGGTGATCGATCGGGCCCTCGGAGATCGTGACAACGGTCTGGGAAGACTCGAGATCACGATGCCTGATGAGGCCCGGGATGTGCTTTCCGAAGTCGCGGACGGCGATGCGCGCCGCGTGCTCACGGTGCTCGAAGCGGCGGCACAGCAGGTGGGGAGCGGCGGTGTCATCACGAGGGAGATCGCGCTCGAAGCCCTGGCACGGCGTGTCGCCGTCTTCGACAAGAACCGCGAGCAGCACTACGACCTCGTATCGGCCTTGCACAAGTCCGTGCGCGGCAGTGACCCGCAGGCCGCCCTCTACTGGCTTGCCCGGATGATGGCCGGCGGGGAAGATGGGCTCTACGTTGCGCGCCGACTGATTCGCATGGCATCGGAAGACATCGGTCTCGCGGAACCGGCCGCCCTTGGCGTGACGATCGCGGCGCGAGATGCCTGGCAGATGCTGGGAAGTCCCGAGGGCGATCTCGCGTTGGCGGAGGCGACGGTCTATCTCGCCACCGCGCCCAAGTCGAACCGGGTCTATCTGGCGTGGGGCGCCGCGCAGGAAGCGGCCGCAACAACGCCCGCCGCTCCGGTACCGCTTCATATCCGTAACGCACCAACCAAGCTGATGAAGGAACTCGGCTACGGCGCCGGTTATCGCTACGCGTTCGATTCGCCGGCGGGTTACCTGCCGCAGAGCTATCTCCCGGAAGAAGTCGGGGCCCGGCAGTTCTACGAGCCGGGTGCCTTTGGCCACGAAAAGCGGATTGCCGAGCGACTTCGCTGGTGGCAGGAGCGCGCCGAAGCAGACGGCTGA
- a CDS encoding CCA tRNA nucleotidyltransferase, with protein MMTRFPDSIVVPAHVVAILRVLEDAGYETWCVGGAIRDALLGDQHHPAQDVDLATAAPPPVVRQLFRRTIPVGIEHGTVGVLDDDGDLHEVTTFRRDVRTDGRHAEVEFGVDLDDDLARRDFTINAMAYHPLHHSWRDPFGGLEDLLGHRIRAVGDPAQRFHEDRLRILRALRFAARFDFTIDPATWSAATEQASDTSHLSAERVRDEWTKGLTTARSAAHLATLWVRSGVAATWIPELHAIAPNDERVDDRDPVLVTAFLAAPSAPIWRRLKGSTAEIRRAEGIDRGPRAPSTPEPNVVRRWLADTGPAADDLAHLAAWRDEAATPWLATIAGILARGEPTHRGALAVDGAQLLEAGFPSGPRVGRVIAALLDAVLEDPSLNTREQLLALARSVA; from the coding sequence ATGATGACCCGCTTTCCCGACAGCATCGTCGTTCCTGCGCACGTCGTCGCCATTCTGCGCGTCCTCGAGGATGCCGGGTATGAGACCTGGTGCGTCGGGGGCGCCATTCGGGATGCGCTCCTGGGCGATCAGCACCATCCAGCACAGGATGTCGACCTGGCCACGGCCGCACCGCCGCCGGTCGTGCGCCAGCTCTTCCGTCGCACGATTCCGGTCGGGATCGAGCATGGCACCGTTGGCGTGCTGGATGACGATGGTGACCTCCATGAGGTCACCACTTTTCGGCGCGATGTGCGCACCGACGGCAGGCATGCCGAAGTCGAATTCGGCGTCGATCTCGACGACGATCTTGCCCGTCGCGACTTCACCATCAACGCGATGGCGTACCATCCGCTGCACCACAGTTGGCGTGACCCATTCGGCGGCCTCGAGGACCTGCTGGGCCACCGCATTCGAGCGGTTGGTGACCCGGCGCAACGCTTTCACGAGGATCGACTCCGGATCCTGCGTGCGCTGCGCTTTGCGGCACGTTTCGATTTCACGATCGATCCCGCCACCTGGAGCGCTGCGACGGAGCAGGCGTCGGACACCAGCCATCTCTCCGCCGAACGTGTGCGCGACGAGTGGACCAAGGGGCTCACTACGGCGAGGTCCGCAGCCCATCTCGCGACACTCTGGGTTCGCAGTGGAGTTGCTGCCACCTGGATTCCCGAGTTGCATGCCATCGCGCCGAACGATGAGCGAGTCGACGACCGCGACCCGGTCCTGGTGACTGCCTTTCTTGCCGCGCCTTCCGCCCCCATCTGGCGCCGGCTGAAAGGCTCGACGGCAGAGATTCGTCGCGCCGAGGGGATCGACCGCGGACCGCGCGCGCCCAGCACGCCCGAGCCCAATGTCGTGCGACGCTGGCTCGCCGACACCGGGCCGGCTGCCGATGATCTCGCTCACCTTGCGGCTTGGCGTGACGAGGCCGCCACGCCATGGCTCGCGACGATTGCGGGAATCCTGGCGCGCGGTGAACCCACGCATCGTGGCGCGCTGGCTGTCGACGGCGCCCAGTTGCTCGAGGCCGGCTTCCCGAGCGGGCCGCGCGTGGGCCGCGTGATCGCCGCTCTGCTCGACGCCGTGCTCGAAGATCCCTCGCTCAACACGCGTGAACAATTGCTGGCACTTGCGCGGAGCGTGGCATGA